One stretch of Prunus persica cultivar Lovell chromosome G1, Prunus_persica_NCBIv2, whole genome shotgun sequence DNA includes these proteins:
- the LOC18788215 gene encoding aspartate--tRNA ligase 2, cytoplasmic — translation MSTPESQPPSEDAASVSKKAAKKEAAKQEKLRRRQEQEALAAATRSLAVDDEQDPLSANYGDVPLNEIQSKTVEDVSRWTEVGALTNTSENRSVLIRGRAQTIRAVGKNMAFVVVRERGFTVQCVATVQPDTVSRQMVKYVAGLSRESIIDIEGVVSVPSVEIKGTTQQVEVQVRKLYCVSKAAVLPINIEDAARSDAEIEKALQAGEKLVRVNQDTRLNNRVLDLRTPANQGIFRIQSQVGTIFRQFLLSEGFFEIHTPKLIAGSSEGGAAVFRLDYKGQPACLAQSPQLHKQMAICGDFGRVFEIGGVYRAEDSYTHRHLCEFIGLDLEMEIKSHYSEVMDIVGRLFVTIFDTLNKTCEKELEAVGRQYPFEPLKYLPETLRLTFEEGIQMLKDAGIEVDPMGDLNTEAERKLGQLVLEKYGTEFYILHRYPLAVRPFYTMPCHDNLAYSNSFDVFIRGEEIISGAQRVHVPELLAERAQACGIELKTISTYIDAFRYGAPPHGGFGVGLERVVMLFCGLNNIRKTSLFPRDPLRIAP, via the exons ATGTCCACACCCGAATCGCAACCCCCTTCCGAGGACGCAGCCTCGGTCAGCAAAAAGGCCGCCAAGAAGGAAGCAGCCAAGCAAGAGAAGCTTCGCCGCCGCCAAGAGCAAGAAGCCCTAGCCGCCGCCACTCGCTCTCTCGCCGTCGATGACGAGCAGGACCCGCTCTCCGCCAACTATGGAGACGTCCCGCTCAACGAGATACAATCGAAGACGGTGGAGGACGTCAGCCGATGGACCGAGGTCGGCGCTCTGACGAACACATCGGAGAACCGCTCGGTGCTGATTCGAGGCCGAGCGCAGACGATCCGAGCCGTGGGGAAGAACATGGCGTTTGTGGTCGTCAGAGAGAGAGGCTTCACCGTGCAGTGTGTGGCTACGGTCCAGCCTGATACCGTGAGCCGCCAGATGGTGAAGTACGTTGCCGGTTTGAGCCGCGAATCGATTATTGATATTGAAGGAGTTGTTTCTGTTCCTAGTGTTGAGATAAAAGGAACCACACAGcag GTGGAGGTTCAAGTGAGGAAATTGTACTGTGTGAGTAAAGCTGCTGTGCTACCTATTAATATTGAGGATGCTGCTCGAAGCGATGCTGAAATCGAAAAAGCTTTGCAG gCTGGAGAAAAGCTTGTTCGTGTTAATCAGGATACACGCTTGAACAATAGAGTTCTTGACTTGCGAACACCAGCGAATCAGGGGATCTTCCGGATCCAGAGCCAAGTTGGAACT ATCTTTAGGCAGTTTCTGTTATCTGAAGGCTTTTTTGAAATCCACACGCCAAAACTGATTGCTGGTTCAAGCGAAGGTGGTGCTGCTGTGTTTAGACTCGACTACAAGGGTCAACCTGCCTGCCTTGCCCAATCACCTCAGCTTCACAAGCAGATGGCTATCTGTGGTGACTTTGGCCGTGTTTTTGAGATTGGTGGTGTTTATAGAGCTGAGGACTCCTATACCCATAGGCATTTGTGTGAGTTTATTGGTCTTGATCTTGAAATGGAGATCAAGAGTCACTATTCTGAG GTGATGGATATTGTTGGCCGTTTATTTGTTACAATATTCGACACTTTGAACAAGACTTGTGAGAAGGAGCTTGAAGCTGTAGGGAGGCAATATCCCTTCGAACCATTGAAG TACTTGCCAGAGACTCTACGCCTTACATTTGAAGAAGGTATTCAAATGCTCAAG GATGCTGGCATTGAAGTGGATCCTATGGGGGACCTAAACACTGAGGCTGAGAGAAAACTGGGGCAACTGGTTCTGGAGaa GTACGGCACTGAGTTCTACATACTCCACCGCTATCCTTTGGCTGTGAGGCCATTCTATACGATGCCTTGCCACGATAATCTTGCCTACAGTAATTCATTTGATGTTTTTATTCGAG GTGAGGAGATAATTTCTGGTGCCCAACGTGTGCACGTGCCAGAATTACTGGCTGAACGTGCACAAGCATGTGGGATTGAACTGAAGACAATTTCAACATATATCGATGCTTTCAG ATATGGTGCACCTCCGCACGGTGGGTTCGGGGTAGGGCTGGAGCGCGTTGTCATGCTTTTCTGCGGTTTGAACAACATCCGCAAAACTTCTCTGTTCCCTCGTGATCCACTTAGGATTGCCCCTTAG
- the LOC18788805 gene encoding acetylglutamate kinase, chloroplastic, with translation MLAAKTLINPSPPLNLPPKLTLRRPKPPFSLSIRNSLSDSQAPTTPGQLRVDILSESLPFIQKFRGKTIVVKYGGAAMKSESLQASVVNDLVLLSCVGLRPVLVHGGGPEINHWLKRLNIEVSFHDGLRVTDAATMEIVSMVLAGKVNKNLVSLIDRAGVKAIGLCGFDGRLVTARPAPNAAKLGFVGEVARVDPTVLWSIVNDGHIPVIASVAADETGQQYNINADTVAGELAAALGAEKLILLTDVAGILSDRNDAFSLVKEIDIKGVKKMVEEGTIGGGMIPKVNCCVRSLAQGVKTASIVDGRVPHSLLLEILTDEGAGTMISG, from the coding sequence ATGTTGGCAGCTAAAACCCTAATAAACCCGTCTCCGCCCCTCAATCTGCCGCCCAAACTCACCCTCCGTCGTCCCAAAcccccattctctctctcaatccgCAACTCGCTCTCTGACTCACAAGCCCCAACCACTCCGGGTCAGCTCCGAGTCGACATCCTCTCCGAGTCTCTCCCCTTTATCCAAAAATTCCGAGGCAAGACCATCGTAGTCAAGTACGGCGGCGCCGCCATGAAATCAGAGTCCCTCCAGGCCTCCGTCGTCAACGACCTCGTCCTCCTCTCATGCGTCGGCCTCAGGCCCGTCCTTGTCCACGGCGGTGGGCCCGAGATCAACCACTGGCTCAAGCGCCTCAACATCGAGGTCAGCTTCCACGACGGCCTCCGAGTCACCGACGCCGCCACAATGGAGATCGTCTCCATGGTCCTCGCCGGAAAAGTCAACAAAAACCTAGTCTCGCTCATCGACCGCGCCGGAGTCAAGGCCATCGGGCTCTGTGGCTTCGACGGGCGCCTCGTCACCGCCCGACCCGCCCCGAACGCGGCTAAGCTCGGGTTCGTCGGGGAGGTTGCTCGGGTGGACCCCACTGTGCTGTGGTCGATCGTGAACGACGGCCACATCCCCGTGATCGCGTCGGTGGCGGCGGACGAGACGGGGCAGCAGTACAACATCAATGCGGACACGGTGGCGGGGGAGCTGGCGGCGGCGCTGGGGGCGGAGAAGCTGATTCTGCTGACGGACGTGGCGGGGATCTTGAGCGATCGAAACGACGCGTTTAGCTTGGTGAAGGAGATTGACATCAAGGGAGTGAAGAAGATGGTGGAGGAGGGGACAATTGGTGGGGGTATGATACCAAAAGTGAATTGCTGTGTAAGGTCTTTGGCTCAGGGGGTGAAGACTGCTAGCATTGTTGATGGGAGAGTGCCCCATTCTTTGTTGCTTGAGATTTTGACTGATGAAGGAGCTGGGACCATGATTAGTGGATAG
- the LOC18789118 gene encoding DDT domain-containing protein DDR4 isoform X1, with protein sequence MAGGRRRREANDVVKEEKRSAKEDVEVMVLEEEEEKEEDSLKAQVAKLRQRWELASVLDFLIVFEPVVGKASKISAEEIEMGLINPGGALAQLHIALLKGIPPASKALDGSDAWVTVLCKKLATWWPWVAEGEIPLVAAKGEEISRYKELDPTKRLLLLKALCELRADQDDALAYINDALKQGTEVSFFRKNKIGGDGNGTSYWYEGTTITGHRLYKEVTALESKAKSRGKGCLNLANISLQWETLATNLEEFRKVVDELSSSKVVADVSVAKIIETNAIPVLEKLQKKKERALKQKERQERHLNTLRNSCGAGTTRSCRNRRPVSYTFEEFQDEYDRAIHEAIKVTNGKRTADEKRQEGKRRRRNGTDTNGAPQRDTNSEDNSGKKSNSNDSDANDSGNKDDSAGSDTSSDRIEEVASDDDDNNWDDGGTKDEDKGDHSDSGKSETDKNHAQTDSIALKPMGVRWSKRLAGDTSHPVLENRNLGTKNRSRQRPICNSALDSVVRQDSDDENSSEHANSEIAGHDELPVTDPEEVGES encoded by the exons ATGGCTGGGGGTCGCCGGAGGCGGGAGGCGAACGACGTcgtcaaagaagaaaagaggtcAGCGAAGGAAGACGTGGAAGTGATGGTtttggaggaagaagaggaaaaagaggaagattCTCTAAAGGCTCAGGTCGCGAAGCTTCGTCAGCGATGGGAACTGGCCTCCGTCCTCGACTTCTTGATC GTTTTTGAGCCAGTGGTTGGGAAGGCTTCGAAAATATCAGCTGAAGAGATCGAGATGGGTTTGATAAACCCAGGCGGTGCACTTGCTCAGCTTCACATTGCCCTGTTGAAG GGAATACCACCTGCAAGTAAAGCATTGGATGGCTCTGATGCATGGGTGACTGTGCTTTGTAAGAAACTTGCAACATGGTGGCCATGG GTTGCTGAGGGGGAGATTCCGCTAGTGGCAGCTAAAGG AGAAGAGATATCTCGTTACAAGGAACTCGATCCAACAAAACGCTTACTACTCTTAAAAGCACTTTGTGAACTCAGAGCTGAT CAAGATGATGCATTAGCTTATATTAATGATGCTCTGAAACAAGGAACtgaagtttctttctttcgcAAAAATAAGATAGGAGGAGATGGAAATGGAACTTCCTATTG GTACGAGGGAACTACGATTACCGGTCATAGATTATACAAGGAAGTAACTGCCCTTGAGTCAAAGGCAAAGAGCAGGGGAAAAGGATGTTTAAACCTGGCAAATATTAGTCTCCAGTGGGAAACACTGGCAACCAATCTCGAGGAATTTCGTAAAGTTGTA GATGAACTCTCATCAAGCAAAGTTGTAGCAGATGTTTCTGTTGCTAAGATTATTGAAACCAATGCTATTCCTGTTCTTGAGAAACTTCAGAAG aagaaagaaagggcaCTAAAGCAGAAAGAAAGGCAAGAGAGGCATCTGAATACTTTGAGAAATTCTTGTGGTGCTGGAACTACTCGTTCCTGTCGCAACCGTAGGCCTGTCAGCTACACATTTG AGGAGTTTCAGG ATGAGTACGATCGGGCTATTCATGAGGCTATTAAAGTAACAAA CGGGAAGAGAACTGCCGACGAGAAAAGGCAAGAGGGTAAGCGTAGAAGAAGAAATGGCACTGACACTAATGGTGCCCCACAGAGAGACACAAACTCAGAAGACAATTCAGGTAAAAAAAGTAATTCCAATGACAGTGACGCCAATGATTCTGGTAATAAGGATGACTCTGCGGGCAGTGACACCTCAAGCGACAGGATTGAAGAAGTTGCTAGTGATGACGATGATAACAATTGGGATGATGGTGGAACAAAGGATGAAGATAAGGGTGACCATAGTGACTCAGGCAAATCTGAGACAGACAAGAACCATGCTCAAACTGATAGTATTGCCCTAAAGCCTATGGGTGTGCGCTGGAGTAAAAGACTAGCTGGAGACACTAGCCATCCAGTCCTGGAAAACAGAAACTTGGGCACCAAGAATAGGTCGAGACAAAGACCCATCTGTAACTCTGCTCTTGATTCTGTTGTAAGACAAGACTCTGATGACGAGAACTCATCGGAACATGCAAACAGTGAGATAGCAGGGCACGACGAATTGCCAGTTACTGATCCAGAAGAGGTCGGTGAAAGCTGA
- the LOC18789118 gene encoding DDT domain-containing protein DDR4 isoform X2: MAGGRRRREANDVVKEEKRSAKEDVEVMVLEEEEEKEEDSLKAQVAKLRQRWELASVLDFLIVFEPVVGKASKISAEEIEMGLINPGGALAQLHIALLKGIPPASKALDGSDAWVTVLCKKLATWWPWVAEGEIPLVAAKGEEISRYKELDPTKRLLLLKALCELRADQDDALAYINDALKQGTEVSFFRKNKIGGDGNGTSYWYEGTTITGHRLYKEVTALESKAKSRGKGCLNLANISLQWETLATNLEEFRKVVDELSSSKVVADVSVAKIIETNAIPVLEKLQKKKERALKQKERQERHLNTLRNSCGAGTTRSCRNRRPVSYTFDEYDRAIHEAIKVTNGKRTADEKRQEGKRRRRNGTDTNGAPQRDTNSEDNSGKKSNSNDSDANDSGNKDDSAGSDTSSDRIEEVASDDDDNNWDDGGTKDEDKGDHSDSGKSETDKNHAQTDSIALKPMGVRWSKRLAGDTSHPVLENRNLGTKNRSRQRPICNSALDSVVRQDSDDENSSEHANSEIAGHDELPVTDPEEVGES, encoded by the exons ATGGCTGGGGGTCGCCGGAGGCGGGAGGCGAACGACGTcgtcaaagaagaaaagaggtcAGCGAAGGAAGACGTGGAAGTGATGGTtttggaggaagaagaggaaaaagaggaagattCTCTAAAGGCTCAGGTCGCGAAGCTTCGTCAGCGATGGGAACTGGCCTCCGTCCTCGACTTCTTGATC GTTTTTGAGCCAGTGGTTGGGAAGGCTTCGAAAATATCAGCTGAAGAGATCGAGATGGGTTTGATAAACCCAGGCGGTGCACTTGCTCAGCTTCACATTGCCCTGTTGAAG GGAATACCACCTGCAAGTAAAGCATTGGATGGCTCTGATGCATGGGTGACTGTGCTTTGTAAGAAACTTGCAACATGGTGGCCATGG GTTGCTGAGGGGGAGATTCCGCTAGTGGCAGCTAAAGG AGAAGAGATATCTCGTTACAAGGAACTCGATCCAACAAAACGCTTACTACTCTTAAAAGCACTTTGTGAACTCAGAGCTGAT CAAGATGATGCATTAGCTTATATTAATGATGCTCTGAAACAAGGAACtgaagtttctttctttcgcAAAAATAAGATAGGAGGAGATGGAAATGGAACTTCCTATTG GTACGAGGGAACTACGATTACCGGTCATAGATTATACAAGGAAGTAACTGCCCTTGAGTCAAAGGCAAAGAGCAGGGGAAAAGGATGTTTAAACCTGGCAAATATTAGTCTCCAGTGGGAAACACTGGCAACCAATCTCGAGGAATTTCGTAAAGTTGTA GATGAACTCTCATCAAGCAAAGTTGTAGCAGATGTTTCTGTTGCTAAGATTATTGAAACCAATGCTATTCCTGTTCTTGAGAAACTTCAGAAG aagaaagaaagggcaCTAAAGCAGAAAGAAAGGCAAGAGAGGCATCTGAATACTTTGAGAAATTCTTGTGGTGCTGGAACTACTCGTTCCTGTCGCAACCGTAGGCCTGTCAGCTACACATTTG ATGAGTACGATCGGGCTATTCATGAGGCTATTAAAGTAACAAA CGGGAAGAGAACTGCCGACGAGAAAAGGCAAGAGGGTAAGCGTAGAAGAAGAAATGGCACTGACACTAATGGTGCCCCACAGAGAGACACAAACTCAGAAGACAATTCAGGTAAAAAAAGTAATTCCAATGACAGTGACGCCAATGATTCTGGTAATAAGGATGACTCTGCGGGCAGTGACACCTCAAGCGACAGGATTGAAGAAGTTGCTAGTGATGACGATGATAACAATTGGGATGATGGTGGAACAAAGGATGAAGATAAGGGTGACCATAGTGACTCAGGCAAATCTGAGACAGACAAGAACCATGCTCAAACTGATAGTATTGCCCTAAAGCCTATGGGTGTGCGCTGGAGTAAAAGACTAGCTGGAGACACTAGCCATCCAGTCCTGGAAAACAGAAACTTGGGCACCAAGAATAGGTCGAGACAAAGACCCATCTGTAACTCTGCTCTTGATTCTGTTGTAAGACAAGACTCTGATGACGAGAACTCATCGGAACATGCAAACAGTGAGATAGCAGGGCACGACGAATTGCCAGTTACTGATCCAGAAGAGGTCGGTGAAAGCTGA